In Planctomicrobium piriforme, a single genomic region encodes these proteins:
- a CDS encoding APC family permease, with protein MSKTGPSLVDSQTFQTTSKPVQQSPAHHNDHQSFWLWVLCLTGVDYFSTLAYQPSIAFSAAGRLAPLATIFLILLTLFGALPVYYYIAMKSPHGQGSIAMLQRLLFGWSGKLLVLVLLGFAATDFVITITLSAADAAEHLIHNPIWHKVPAIFQSQLGLTLIMLLALGALFLRGFKEVIGVAVVIVCVFLGLNILVIGTGLVEIFTHPHYFADWWSQLRAGDIAVEEVAPGPLSIGRMILLSLIFFPKLILGLSGFETGVAVMPLIKGDHNDDPVFPAGRIRSARRLLLTSALIMCVLLLGSSLVVTMLIPAEALLEGGPAANRALAYLAHGESPKPLASWCGEAFGTVYDLSTVLILWFAGASALSGLLNLIPRFLPQYGMAPSWAAAIRPLVLVIVSICLFVTWMFNADVIAQGAAYATGVMVLILSGCVAVAIERYRVAPVKNWATFPWVTVIIGLVFTYATIAIIIEKPDGLMIASAFVGGIIAVSIASRVIRSSELRVVRFDFVDNESRFLWQTLQHLDVPVLAPHRPGGRSLDDKEKELRAWHHIDDDVPVVFIEVKIGDPSDFFQEPRLSIHPEGGRFIIRVDRCTATAPALAAIALALSQTSEPIELHFGWSDESPMRTNLGFLLFGEGNVPWIVRDLIRRAEPNESKRPRVIIG; from the coding sequence ATGTCCAAAACTGGACCATCGTTGGTCGATTCGCAGACGTTTCAGACGACTTCCAAACCTGTGCAGCAATCCCCCGCTCACCACAACGACCACCAGTCGTTCTGGCTGTGGGTGCTCTGCCTGACCGGCGTCGACTACTTCAGTACGCTGGCCTATCAGCCGTCGATCGCCTTTTCGGCGGCCGGCCGGCTGGCCCCGCTGGCGACGATCTTCCTGATTCTGCTGACCCTCTTTGGGGCACTGCCGGTCTATTACTACATCGCCATGAAGTCCCCGCACGGGCAGGGGTCGATCGCGATGCTGCAGCGGCTGCTTTTCGGCTGGTCCGGAAAGCTGCTGGTGCTGGTGCTGCTGGGCTTCGCCGCCACCGACTTTGTGATCACGATCACCCTGTCGGCCGCGGACGCCGCAGAACACTTGATCCACAATCCCATCTGGCACAAAGTCCCCGCCATCTTCCAGAGTCAGTTGGGTCTGACGCTCATCATGCTGCTGGCGCTGGGTGCGCTCTTTCTGCGCGGTTTTAAAGAAGTGATTGGCGTCGCCGTCGTGATTGTGTGCGTCTTTCTCGGGTTGAACATCCTGGTCATCGGGACCGGTCTGGTCGAGATTTTCACGCATCCCCATTACTTCGCCGACTGGTGGTCGCAACTCCGCGCTGGGGACATTGCCGTTGAGGAAGTCGCCCCCGGCCCCTTGAGCATCGGCCGCATGATCCTGCTGAGTCTGATCTTTTTCCCCAAGCTGATTCTGGGGCTGAGCGGCTTTGAAACCGGCGTCGCGGTGATGCCGCTGATCAAAGGGGATCACAACGACGACCCCGTCTTTCCCGCGGGCCGCATTCGCAGTGCCCGTCGACTCCTGCTGACCTCCGCGCTCATCATGTGCGTGCTGCTGCTGGGGTCATCGCTGGTCGTGACGATGCTCATTCCTGCCGAAGCCCTGCTGGAAGGGGGACCGGCCGCAAACCGGGCCCTGGCTTATCTCGCCCATGGGGAAAGCCCCAAGCCGTTGGCGAGCTGGTGCGGGGAGGCTTTTGGCACGGTCTACGACCTCAGCACGGTCCTCATTCTGTGGTTCGCAGGCGCCAGCGCGCTGTCAGGCCTGTTGAACCTCATTCCCCGCTTCTTGCCGCAATACGGGATGGCCCCTTCGTGGGCCGCCGCCATTCGTCCGCTCGTGCTGGTGATTGTGTCGATCTGTCTGTTTGTCACCTGGATGTTTAATGCCGACGTCATCGCCCAGGGCGCGGCATACGCGACTGGCGTCATGGTGCTGATCCTCAGCGGCTGCGTCGCGGTTGCCATCGAGCGGTACCGCGTGGCCCCGGTGAAAAACTGGGCGACGTTCCCCTGGGTCACCGTCATCATCGGGCTGGTGTTCACCTATGCCACGATTGCGATCATCATCGAAAAGCCCGACGGCCTGATGATTGCCTCGGCGTTCGTCGGCGGCATCATCGCCGTCTCGATTGCTTCGCGCGTCATCCGCAGTTCGGAACTCCGCGTCGTCCGTTTTGATTTCGTGGACAACGAATCGCGGTTCCTCTGGCAGACGCTGCAACATCTCGATGTGCCCGTCCTCGCCCCCCACCGTCCCGGCGGACGTTCTTTGGACGACAAGGAAAAAGAACTCCGCGCCTGGCATCACATTGACGATGACGTCCCGGTCGTCTTTATCGAAGTCAAAATCGGCGACCCTAGCGACTTCTTTCAGGAACCCCGACTGAGCATTCATCCCGAAGGCGGACGTTTCATCATTCGGGTCGACCGCTGCACGGCGACGGCCCCCGCACTGGCGGCGATTGCCTTGGCGCTGTCGCAGACATCGGAACCGATCGAATTGCATTTCGGCTGGTCGGACGAAAGCCCGATGCGGACGAACCTGGGATTCCTGCTGTTTGGCGAGGGGAACGTCCCGTGGATTGTCCGAGATCTCATCCGCCGCGCCGAGCCGAATGAATCAAAACGCCCGCGAGTCATCATCGGGTAA
- a CDS encoding VOC family protein, protein MTPTVLPPLSPMLAIKGAKAAMDWYKQYLGAEEIMRLTDPAGQVVHGELKVGGGVIMLAEEDPAHNLSPATAGHTTVILNLIVDEVDSLFASAIAGGSTVIFPVNDQFYGYRSGRFQDPFGHQWIVGKLLEEMTEAEMQKRFDKLIGC, encoded by the coding sequence ATGACACCGACTGTGCTGCCGCCCTTGAGTCCCATGCTGGCGATCAAAGGGGCAAAAGCGGCCATGGACTGGTACAAGCAGTACCTGGGGGCCGAGGAGATCATGCGGCTGACCGATCCAGCCGGTCAGGTGGTGCATGGCGAACTGAAAGTCGGCGGCGGCGTGATCATGCTCGCTGAAGAAGATCCGGCGCATAACCTGAGCCCGGCGACGGCGGGCCATACCACCGTCATTCTGAATCTGATCGTCGACGAGGTCGACAGTCTCTTTGCCAGCGCAATCGCCGGCGGCTCGACGGTGATCTTCCCTGTCAACGACCAGTTCTACGGCTATCGTTCCGGCCGCTTTCAAGATCCCTTCGGGCACCAGTGGATCGTTGGCAAATTGCTCGAAGAGATGACCGAGGCTGAGATGCAGAAGCGGTTCGACAAGTTGATCGGCTGTTAG
- the ggt gene encoding gamma-glutamyltransferase, with the protein MRLHHFSPALCLWLIAAPVCGHEPHVATGQRSMVVSVSRPATEAGIATINRGGNAVDAAVAVAIALQVTWPEAGNIGGGGFMLLHPGPKKTPICIEYRETAPAAATVNMFKLDDSRHTCRVVGVPGTLRGLELAHVKYGRLPWAALFNPAIALADQGFEVDVELAKSLNKVLRDTPESFAEFRRVYAPPLGAEWKVGDILKQPDLAKTLQQLASFGAEDFYRGHVANLLVDEMRRCDGLITHADLMSYQAKIREPVQIEFNGYDIFGPPLPSSGGICLAEMFGALRKWKLAGDDRWSANSVHYRAELMKRVFLDRARHLGDSDFVPISYPLMQKVYTQQLGQSINLERATPSRELAPELFTKPESPSTTHFSVIDAAGMAVSNTYTLEQSYGSRIVVRGAGFLLNNEMGDFNWQPGLTDDQGHIGTPANVIAPGKRMLSSQTPVLVLKKGETILSTGSPGGRTIINTVFCVLMNVLQYNLDLPTAVAEPRFHHQWMPDKLHCEEELATRFPELIEELKRKGHDVVFSNSQGDAHSISRDPATGKLQGVADGRRGGFAQGD; encoded by the coding sequence ATGCGATTGCATCATTTTTCGCCCGCTCTGTGTTTGTGGCTGATTGCAGCGCCGGTTTGCGGACATGAGCCTCATGTTGCGACGGGCCAGCGCAGCATGGTCGTCAGCGTGTCGCGGCCTGCGACCGAGGCCGGGATTGCGACAATCAATCGCGGTGGAAACGCAGTTGATGCCGCGGTTGCAGTGGCGATCGCTCTGCAAGTGACCTGGCCTGAGGCCGGCAACATTGGGGGCGGCGGATTCATGCTGCTGCACCCTGGCCCCAAAAAGACGCCGATCTGCATCGAGTACCGCGAAACAGCACCGGCTGCGGCCACTGTGAATATGTTCAAGCTGGACGATTCGCGACACACCTGTCGCGTGGTCGGCGTGCCGGGAACGCTGCGGGGACTGGAACTCGCGCATGTCAAATACGGTCGCCTTCCCTGGGCAGCGTTGTTCAACCCGGCAATTGCGCTGGCTGACCAAGGTTTTGAAGTTGATGTCGAGCTGGCGAAGTCGCTGAACAAAGTCCTCCGCGACACCCCTGAATCGTTCGCAGAATTTCGTCGGGTGTATGCACCGCCGCTTGGAGCAGAATGGAAAGTCGGCGACATCCTCAAGCAGCCTGATCTGGCGAAAACCTTGCAGCAGTTGGCTTCTTTCGGAGCAGAAGACTTTTATCGAGGTCACGTCGCGAATCTGCTGGTCGACGAAATGCGACGTTGTGATGGACTCATCACGCATGCCGATCTCATGAGTTATCAGGCGAAGATTCGTGAGCCAGTGCAGATTGAGTTCAATGGTTACGACATTTTTGGTCCCCCATTGCCCAGTTCAGGAGGGATCTGCCTGGCCGAAATGTTTGGCGCTTTAAGGAAATGGAAACTGGCCGGGGATGACCGCTGGTCAGCGAACTCAGTCCATTACCGGGCCGAGTTAATGAAACGAGTTTTTCTGGACCGGGCCCGTCACCTCGGTGACTCAGACTTCGTTCCAATTTCCTACCCGTTGATGCAGAAGGTCTACACACAGCAACTCGGCCAAAGCATCAATCTCGAACGAGCAACTCCGAGTCGAGAGCTGGCTCCTGAACTCTTCACGAAGCCAGAGTCTCCTTCGACGACTCATTTCTCGGTCATCGATGCCGCCGGGATGGCGGTGTCGAACACCTACACGCTCGAACAAAGTTACGGCTCGCGCATCGTGGTTCGCGGAGCAGGCTTTCTGCTGAACAATGAAATGGGCGACTTCAACTGGCAACCTGGGCTGACGGACGATCAGGGACACATCGGCACGCCTGCCAACGTGATTGCACCTGGCAAGCGGATGCTCAGTTCACAGACGCCTGTGCTGGTGTTGAAGAAGGGGGAAACGATCCTCTCGACCGGCAGCCCCGGCGGACGGACGATCATCAATACCGTGTTTTGCGTCCTGATGAATGTGTTGCAGTACAACCTCGACCTGCCGACCGCCGTTGCCGAGCCGCGATTCCATCATCAATGGATGCCTGACAAACTTCACTGCGAAGAAGAGCTGGCAACCCGATTCCCCGAGCTCATCGAAGAACTGAAACGCAAGGGGCACGATGTCGTCTTCTCGAACTCGCAGGGAGACGCCCATTCGATCAGCCGCGACCCCGCGACGGGCAAATTGCAGGGCGTCGCCGATGGTCGACGCGGAGGATTTGCCCAAGGCGACTAA